One window of Branchiostoma lanceolatum isolate klBraLanc5 chromosome 8, klBraLanc5.hap2, whole genome shotgun sequence genomic DNA carries:
- the LOC136440497 gene encoding polycystin-1-like protein 2: protein MEALVESVATLLYAPEGDAEEDDGNPQSDPVDDDHVSPEERAQKVKQEEEEQRAERKEIVQKSHQVLDDLLNAVADPMRPGAPPVTINRGGITLRAQKIVGSKSGRQAVQTGNGGFQFPSQTALFPEHPPHNVTVKLTQYQQNPYNWGRGQYQTHSSVMELSLHRKNYKPFVFNNLTEDFIITIPGNSGNKPATKTITLPLTGSKTSSYHLLNLNNTAEGLLVTITPLNSSMVYGVSGRYGGRPDDQNYDVCTETYVLPEECSLTETLSGNEDSDKAAARMFIKGKKDPVDYYIKVQMLGPETKCDISDGTDEKNVQTNDSYVYQIQWARLSCVFWSETQEAWRPDGCTISDQSTITSTICHCNHLTAFGSDFATPPNTVDFGALTLSDLRDNGAVLTTIFVEFCLFLLTLIIMKIIDLRSKRKKNPSINLDDLQSDFRYRLQVWTGTAKHAGTTSTVAFNLYGDAANSGVRVINMTKKVRHQIYWLHFST from the exons ATGGAGG CCCTGGTAGAGTCCGTTGCTACCCTGCTTTATGCACCAGAGGGAGATGCAGAAGAGGATGACGGGAATCCCCAGTCCGATCCGGTAGATGACGATCATGTCTCTCCAGAGGAGCGTGCTCAAAAGGTGAAACAAGAGGAGGAAGAACAGCGAGCTGAG AGAAAAGAAATTGTCCAAAAAAGCCACCAGGTCCTGGATGATCTGCTCAACGCCGTTGCCGACCCCATGAGGCCCGGCGCCCCGCCTGTAACCATCAACAGGGGCGGCATCACGCTGCGTGCACAGAAGATTGTTGGCTCCAAGTCTGGGAGGCAGGCGGTTCAGACGGGGAATGGGGGATTCCAGTTCCCATCCCAAACTGCACTTTTCCCGGAGCATCCACCGCACAACGTCACTGTAAAG TTGACACAGTACCAACAGAACCCATATAATTGGGGGCGTGGGCAGTACCAGACGCACTCCTCTGTCATGGAACTGTCGCTTCACCGGAAAAACTACAAACCCTTCGTCTTCAATAACCTGACTGAAGACTTCATAATCACCATTCCTGGCAACTCCGGAAATAAACCAGCGACCAAAACCATCACCTTGCCTCTCACAGGAAGCAAAACGTCAAGCTACCATCTGCTGAACCTCAACAACACCGCAGAGGGATTACTGGTCACAATCACGCCGCTGAACTCAAGTATGGTGTACGGCGTGTCGGGAAGGTACGGCGGCCGCCCTGATGATCAAAACTACGACGTGTGCACGGAGACGTACGTTCTTCCCGAGGAGTGTTCCCTTACGGAAACTCTCAGTGGCAATGAAGACTCGGACAAGGCAGCGGCAAGAATGTTCATCAAAGGGAAGAAAGATCCAGTTGATTACTACATCAAAGTCCAAATGCTAG ggCCAGAGACCAAATGCGACATCAGTGATGGAACCGACGAAAAGAATGTACAGACCAATGACTCCTACGTCTACCAGATCCAGTGGGCCCGTCTGAGCTGCGTCTTCTGGAGCGAGACGCAGGAAGCCTGGAGGCCGGACGGCTGCACG ATAAGTGATCAGTCTACTATTACCAGCACCATCTGTCACTGCAACCATCTGACGGCTTTCGGAAGTGACTTCGCTACACCACCAAACACGGTCGACTTCGGGGCGTTAACTCTTAGTGATTTACGTGACAACGGCGCGGTTTTGACAACCATCTTTGTGGAGTTCTGCCTCTTTCTGCTGACATTGATTATAATGAAGATTATTGACCTTAGATCAAAGAGGAAG AAAAATCCTTCAATCAACCTGGACGACCTGCAGAGCGATTTCCGGTACCGTCTCCAGGTTTGGACAGGCACCGCTAAGCATGCTGGGACGACGTCTACCGTTGCCTTCAACCTGTACGGAGATGCAGCAAACTCTGGAGTGAGAGTAATCAACATGACAAAGAAAGTTAGACATCAGATTTACTGGCTCCATTTTTCAACCTAA
- the LOC136440494 gene encoding polycystin-1-like protein 2, whose translation MHDNSGEGSRASWNVDRAAVQDLTSGKLFYFFCGEWLAADRGDGQVVKTFPVATDQDLRSFAFLFPASLRSNMEEEHLFLSVAIMPEDSTFTRSERLGCCLSLLLMSMVSSAMWLSDEDATKVVQAVSVGPFSFTLNTVYTGIMTSITCLPVIIAIVLLFQYSRPSNKGDRRVRDVETGGPAEEPTQQGPAKGLPHWCKYVAWVLVVLSAVGSAVFTVLYSLEWGKDKSESWLSAYFVTFLADIFLMQPAKVVVLAILFSSIFKTHVTKMMFANEGDTFFIQDHTVTSKKRTGFDSCQFRVQKKMERLSQMSLANLKEVRQKQSRERKIGDVLWSILRFCVFVLLIVTITNNQHNTTTAFHQTQSAADSFVDSTDDVTDPSALWSWLDETALGSFYPETSYNGDKPRWWEKGFTTDMQSVLAFPPSLIQARVKPGLCTVPATMQYLFDECTAAYDENTKETGAFEKGWKKVTNMSKVESEATEWSHRSSGYTIKPIFGVKSHYWGDGFSLDLGKSADEMRSILADLKANRWIDRQTRAVILEALLYNGNLDLFTSVTMVFEFSEMSGVFSHRHLHTFRLHQRPGTIGYIYVLLEIIYVIILLYSLWKEAKASLAAGLAYLKEPWNIVEIFNFILAFTVIALYGSNRGYSSKALAAIKQGNDPFQYLKTLVNINLMYGWFLSFLAFVNIMKFLRLLRFNPYLAKMMSVFRGMAVEFSAFILYFFLCFSGFGISAYLMFGATVTAYRAISLSYSTLFQMSLGLFDYTELFAANPILGPIFFVTFMCLIFLVLMNIAMAIIDSALPDVRNHVMSEEDSFFVQGIWERFTALLGLQQVQATGVDSVDRLHDSLIEVEIKVEGLWLKRRSFFNCRVKDSDLPTVPDFVPPVKNVSNDADEEPPTPRGDLPVIMIRSASQNTLTDTTGEPSQKTLTHTSGQHGEEVETAPSEGRVENDLGDKTGVEDNVVLTAGKALTYNHIKAAQSLLRRQYPALQGLEDPVIGLYEVGFAKMMGKGLQIHHSVNMHWVLSSCTEGQVCLYDSLGVAMTKSLQIQLCQSYATFADRETKVLSVLLPEVQHQWNANDSGLFVIAWAVDIAEGRDVSGVVYDDMKMRSHLEMCFKQGNLTPFPRLTHRRSRVGPINAQRISLICHCEQEERLGRMERCKACRRIFHVSCLAASPPRDDTWVCSDCTM comes from the exons ATGCACGACAACAGTGGGGAGGGGAGCCGTGCATCGTGGAATGTGGACAGAGCAGCAGTGCAGGATCTCACCTCAGGAAAACT GTTCTATTTCTTCTGCGGTGAGTGGCTGGCAGCCGACCGCGGGGACGGGCAGGTGGTGAAGACCTTTCCTGTCGCCACTGATCAGGACCTGCGATCCTTCGCGTTCCTGTTCCCGGCAAGTCTGCGGAGTAATATGGAAGAGGAACACCTCTTCTTGTCCGTCGCTATCATGCCTGAAG ATAGCACGTTCACCCGCAGCGAGAGGCTCGGCTGCTGCCTGAGTCTCCTCCTCATGTCCATGGTGTCCAGCGCCATGTGGCTGAGTGACGAAGATGCAACCAAGGTTGTGCAGGCCGTCAGCGTGGGGCCGTTCTCCTTCACCTTGAACACAGTTTACACGGGAATCATGACCAGCATCACCTGCCTTCCCGTCATCATTGCCATAGTCCTGCTGTTCCAGTATAGCCGACCCAGCAACAAGGGCGACCGGAGGGTCCGAGATGTGGAGACGGGCGGCCCAGCTGAGGAACCCACGCAGCAAGGACCAGCCAAGGGCCTGCCGCACTGGTGCAAGTACGTGGCCTGGGTGCTGGTGGTGCTGTCCGCTGTGGGGTCAGCTGTCTTCACTGTGCTGTACAGTCTGGAGTGGGGCAAGGACAAGTCGGAGAGTTGGCTGTCTGCTTACTTTGTCACCTTTCTTGCGGACATCTTTCTCATGCAACCAGCGAAG GTTGTGGTTCTCGCGATCCTCTTTTCATCCATTTTCAAAACCCATGTCACAAAGATGATGTTTGCAAacgagggggacacatttttcaTTCAGGACCACACTGTGACTTCAAAAAAGCGGACAGGGTTCGATA GTTGTCAATTTCGCGTCCAGAAGAAAATGGAGAGACTTTCTCAGATGTCCCTTGCGAACCTTAAGGAAGTGCGACAGAAGCAAAGCAGGGAGCGGAAAATTGGAGACGTTCTATGGAGCATCCTgaggttttgtgtttttgttctgcTCATCGTTACAATCACCAACAATCAGCACAACACGACCACGGCATTCCATCAGACACAGAGCGCAGCCGACAGCTTTGTGGACTCTACAGACGAT GTGACAGACCCTTCTGCCCTCTGGTCTTGGCTGGACGAGACCGCTCTGGGGAGCTTCTACCCGGAGACTTCCTACAATGGCGACAAGCCCCGCTGGTGGGAGAAGGGCTTCACAACTGACATGCAGTCGGTCCTGGCCTTCCCACCAAGCTTGATCCAAGCCCGAGTAAAGCCAG GGCTGTGCACGGTGCCTGCGACAATGCAGTACCTATTTGATGAATGTACAGCAGCGTATGATGAAAACACGAAGGAGACCGGAGCGTTTGAGAAGGGATGGAAAAAGGTCACCAATATGTCGAAGGTAGAATCAGAAGCTACTGAATGGAGCCACCGCTCCAGTGGATACACCATTAAACCCATCTTTGGGGTGAAATCGCACTACTGGGGAGACGGCTTCAGTCTGGACCTGGGGAAATCAGCAGACGAGATGCGCAGCATCCTAGCAGACCTGAAGGCCAACCGTTGGATCGACAGGCAGACCAGGGCCGTCATTTTGGAAGCGTTGCTCTACAACGGAAACCTGGATCTGTTCACATCGGTGACAATGGTGTTCGAATTCAGCGAGATGTCCGGAGTTTTCTCCCATCGTCACCTGCACACCTTCCGACTTCATCAACGGCCGGGGACGATCGGGTACATCTACGTCCTGCTGGAAATCATTTACGTCATCATTCTCCTCTACTCACTTTGGAAAGAGGCGAAAGCTTCACTCGCAGCCGGCTTGGCCTACCTGAAGGAGCCGTGGAATATTGTGGAAATATTCAACTTCATCCTTGCCTTCACTGTAATTGCCTTGTACGGATCTAACAGAGGCTACAGCTCCAAGGCTCTGGCGGCTATCAAGCAAGGGAACG ATCCATTTCAATATCTCAAAACGCTGGTGAACATAAACCTGATGTACGGATGGTTCCTGTCTTTCCTTGCCTTTGTCAACATCATGAAGTTCCTGCGGCTGCTGAGGTTCAACCCATACCTCGCCAAGATGATGTCCGTGTTCCGGGGAATGGCGGTGGAGTTCTCTGCCTTCATTCTCTACTTTTTCCTCTGCTTCTCAGGATTTGGCATCAGCGCTTATCTCATGTTCGGTGCCACCGTAACAGCGTACAG GGCCATCAGCCTGTCCTACTCTACATTGTTCCAGATGTCCCTTGGCCTCTTTGACTACACAGAGCTTTTCGCGGCAAACCCCATCCTCGGCCCCATTTTCTTTGTAACATTCATGTGCCTAATCTTCCTGGTGCTGATGAACATCGCCATGGCGATCATCGACAGTGCCCTTCCCGATGTGCGGAACCACGTCATGTCTGAAGAGGACAGTTTCTTCGTCCAGGGGATATGGGAGCGCTTCACAGCCCTGCTTGGGCTTCAGCAAGTGCAAGCGACAG GGGTGGACTCCGTGGATAGGCTCCACGATAGCCTTATTGAGGTTGAGATTAAAGTTGAGGGGCTGTGGCTGAAGAGAAGGTCGTTTTTCAACTGCAG GGTGAAGGATTCGGACCTACCTACAGTACCCGACTTTGTCCCGCCAGTCAAGAATGTCTCCAATGATGCAGATGAGGAACCTCCTACTCCTAGAGGAGACCTTCCAGTCATTATGATCCGCTCTGCCTCCCAGAACACCCTCACAGACACCACAGGGGAACCCTCCCAGAAAACCCTGACACACACCTCAGGGCAACATGGTGAAGAAGTCGAAACAGCTCCAAGTGAAGGGAGGGTCGAAAATGATTTGGGAGATAAGACAGGTGTTGAAGACAACGTGGTTCTGACAGCAGGCAAGGCGCTGACATACAACCACATCAAGGCTGCCCAGAGCCTGCTCCGCCGCCAGTACCCGGCACTCCAGGGGCTGGAAGACCCTGTAATCGGTCTCTATGAGGTGGGATTTGCCAAAATGATGGGGAAGGGGCTGCAAATCCACCACAGCGTGAACATGCACTGGGTTCTGTCGTCTTGCACAGAAGGACAGGTGTGCCTGTATGACAGCCTCGGCGTCGCCATGACGAAATCTCTACAGATACAGCTTTGCCAGTCTTACGCCACTTTTGCTGACCGGGAAACAAAggtcctgtccgtcttgttacCGGAGGTACAGCACCAATGGAATGCCAATGATTCTGGGCTGTTCGTCATAGCCTGGGCTGTGGATATTGCAGAAGGGCGAGACGTGAGCGGGGTTGTGTATGACGACATGAAGATGAGGAGCCATCTCGAGATGTGCTTCAAACAAGGGAACCTCACGCCATTTCCACGTCTGACCCACCGTAGAAGCAGGGTCGGTCCGATCAATGCACAGCGAATCTCACTGATCTGCCACTGCGAGCAGGAGGAGCGTCTGGGAAGGATGGAGAGGTGCAAGGCATGCCGGAGGATCTTTCACGTCAGCTGCCTGGCAGCCAGCCCTCCCCGTGATGACACATGGGTATGCAGCGACTGCACCATGTAa